A region from the Medicago truncatula cultivar Jemalong A17 chromosome 6, MtrunA17r5.0-ANR, whole genome shotgun sequence genome encodes:
- the LOC120575963 gene encoding F-box/kelch-repeat protein At3g23880: MNTLLGFLPQKIRRVFTFNLNTRTVLHDELIVEILTFLDVKSLMQMKCVCKSWKTLISDPVFVKMHFKKQSTGMTHLAFLSNKFEGSGDCMAAPISRLMECSSSSITLTDPYHQFNYKDAGDVLGSCNGLVCMQDCSFTAEYQEHSFSFWNPATRTKSEALLSFRNYAKEKNNCKFAFGYDNSTDTYKMVLLCLKRDGELIATTVKVFTLGDNVWRDIDCFPVELVYHRSLMFARDKVYLNNSINWVVRHRYYCHLKNLTVEKFVIISLDMRTETYTQLLLPRCCDEELTGAATLSFILCMAKLIHSKNI; the protein is encoded by the exons ATGAATACCCTTCTAGGGTTTCTTCCACAAAAGATTCGAAGGGTTTTCACTTTCAACCTCAACACCCGCACTGTTCTCCATGACGAACTTATTGTCGAAATCCTAACGTTCCTTGACGTAAAATCTCTTATGCAGATGAAGTGTGTTTGCAAGTCTTGGAAAACCCTAATCTCCGATCCAGTCTTCGTCAAAATGCACTTTAAGAAACAATCTACAGGAATGACACACCTCGCTTTTCTCTCAAACAAGTTTGAAGGTTCTGGTGATTGTATGGCTGCACCCATCTCTCGTTTGATGGAGTGTTCTTCGAGTTCTATCACCCTTACTGATCCTTACCACCAATTCAATTACAAGGACGCCGGTGACGTTCTTGGTTCATGTAATGGGTTGGTCTGCATGCAAGATTGTTCTTTCACTGCTGAATATCAGGAGCACTCGTTCTCTTTTTGGAACCCTGCCACAAGGACAAAGTCTGAAGCATTATTGTCTTTTCGCAATTATGCCAAGGAGAAAAATAACTGCAAGTTCGCGTTTGGTTATGATAATTCAACAGACACTTACAAGATGGTGTTGTTATGTTTGAAAAGGGATGGTGAGCTTATTGCAACCACGGTTAAAGTTTTTACTTTGGGTGATAATGTTTGGAGAGATATTGATTGTTTCCCGGTGGAATTGGTGTATCATCGTTCTTTAATGTTTGCGAGAGATAAAGTTTATTTGAATAATAGTATTAATTGGGTTGTCCGTCACCGATATTATTGTCATTTGAAGAATCTTACAGTTGAAAAATTTGTGATCATCTCACTTGATATGAGGACAGAGACATATACACAGTTGTTGCTCCCCCGATGTTGTGATGAAGAGCTAACCGGTGCTGCAACTCTTTCT TTCATTCTTTGTATGGCCAAGCTCATTCATAGCAAGAACATATAG
- the LOC25479750 gene encoding uncharacterized protein, which translates to MEIDSASPELNVKGSDANGKKLNRNNKCGVRVIGNRIYDSANGKTCHQCRQKTRDFSAACKNPRTGKPCQIRFCHKCLLNRYGEKAEEVELLNDWMCPKCRGICNCSFCMKKRGEQPTGILVHSAKASGFNSVSAMLRKKASESLETNNAVVLPIKETTLEKELVVDLFGEPEKLNSLGGNKGLKVENEKTKKVNRKKLKEPTLEKELVVDLSGEPVKQNSVGGNIGLKVENGKTKTMKRKKLKEDTLEKELVVDLSGEPGKQNSVGENIGLKVENEKTKTVKKKKLKETTLGKDRKEYILQEVVLGLSCEPGKENSSGGVNASKVGREKTKKVKRENLKEISNGNSVDDACQNKKSKKPKLSNVVSEGGVKPKADSEMGTKIGENHGTVVIGDGDNAGAKSQTNAKVLHEEKIKEEISFPLGTEMTKILDIEFAPEDVGNALQFLEFCKVFGKALDVKKGEAVAVLRALIRKQNLRRGQNTLVVEFQIKLLTLIVSDSETESSSLTASNGKNSWLKVLEDLITESDAALKEFPADWLNKGISGYYDLDLSKKLILLNFICDEALSTMKLRNFIDDQNARFAEEKKAAKSKVSDAKEKERSLKQKLQDEIANAVVSSGASLSISEHDALLAKIKSEATKAHTELIEAKGTIPKRNRHCDTVRIEPEYLDSNGKTFWKLRSCNDEYAFMLQDLKIHDEDGVEVDEKWFVYGAEQKDEVNKYISSRRHWLPKLTSTF; encoded by the exons ATGGAAATCGATTCAGCTTCACCAGAACTGAACGTGAAAGGGAGTGATGCGAATGGAAAGAAATTGAATCGGAACAATAAATGCGGAGTTCGTGTTATTGGAAATCGAATCTATGATTCTGCTAATGGCAAAACTTGTCATCAG TGCCGGCAAAAAACAAGGGACTTTTCTGCTGCTTGTAAGAATCCAAGAACTGGGAAGCCTTGCCAAATTAGGTTCTGCCACAAGTGCCTCTTGAACAG ATATGGTGAAAAGGCAGAAGAGGTAGAACTATTGAATGATTGGATGTGCCCAAAGTGCAGAGGCATTTGCAACTGCAGTTTTTGCAT GAAAAAAAGAGGTGAACAACCAACTGGTATACTAGTTCATTCGGCCAAGGCATCGGGTTTTAACTCTGTGTCAGCAATGCTTAGAAAGAAGGCTTCTGAAAGTTTGGAAACGAACAATGCTGTGGTTTTGCCTATAAAGGAAACTACACTGGAAAAG GAGCTAGTGGTAGATCTATTTGGGGAACCCGAGAAGCTGAATTCACTAGGTGGAAACAAAGGTTTAAAGgttgaaaatgagaaaaccAAGAAAGTGAATCGGAAAAAGTTAAAGGAACCTACTTTGGAAAAG GAGCTTGTAGTGGATCTATCTGGGGAACCTGTGAAGCAGAATTCAGTAGGTGGAAACATAGGTTTAAAGGTTGAAAATGGGAAAACCAAGACAATGAAGCGGAAAAAGTTAAAGGAAGATACTCTGGAAAAG GAGCTAGTAGTGGATCTATCAGGGGAACCTGGGAAGCAGAATTCAGTAGGTGAAAACATAGGTTTAAAGgttgaaaatgagaaaaccAAGAcagtgaagaagaaaaagttaaaGGAAACTACTCTGGGAAAG gaccggaagGAGTATATACTACAGGAGGTTGTCTTGGGTCTATCATGTGAACCTGGGAAAGAAAACTCCTCAGGTGGAGTTAATGCTTCAAAGGTTGGACGTGAGAAAACCAAGAAAGTGAAGCGGGAAAACTTAAAGGAAATATCCAATGGCAACAGTGTTGATGATGCTTGCCAAAACAAGAAATCGAAAAAGCCTAAACTTTCTAATGTAGTTTCAGAGGGTGGAGTGAAACCAAAAGCAGATTCTGAAATGGGAACAAAAATAGGGGAGAATCATG GCACTGTTGTGATAGGAGATGGTGACAATGCTGGTGCCAAGTCCCAAACAAATGCTAAAGTTTTGcatgaagaaaaaattaaggAAGAAATTTCTTTCCCCCTTGGCACTGAGATGACTAAAATATTAGACATTGAGTTTGCACCAGAAGATGTTGGGAATGCATTGCAGTTTTTAGAATTCTGCAAAGTGTTTGGAAAG GCTCTTGATGTCAAGAAAGGAGAAGCGGTAGCTGTTCTAAGAGCATTGATACGTAAGCAAAATTTGCGACGTGGACAAAACACCTTAGTGGTTGAGTTCCAAATCAAACTGTTGACTTTGATAGTATCTGATTCAGAAACCGA GTCTTCATCCTTAACTGCTAGCAATGGAAAAAACTCATGGTTGAAAGTTCTGGAGGATTTGATTACCGAATCTGATGCTGCGCTAAAAGAATTTCCTGCGGATTGGCTTAATAAAGGCATAAGCGGATATTATGATTTGGACTTATCCAAAAAGCTTATCCTTCTGAATTTTATTTGTGATGAAGCTTTGAGCACGAT GAAGCTAAGGAATTTTATAGATGATCAAAATGCAAGATTTGCTGAAGAAAAGAAAGCAGCAAAGTCTAAGGTTTCTGATGCTAAGGAAAAG GAAAGAAGTCTTAAGCAAAAGTTGCAGGATGAGATTGCAAATGCTGTTGTATCAAGTGGAGCTAGCCTCTCAATTTCAGAACATGATGCTCTTCTTGCAAAGATAAAAAGTGAAGCAACTAAAGCTCATACTGAGTTGATTGAGGCAAAAGGCACAATTCCTAAAC GGAACCGGCATTGTGATACAGTGAGAATTGAGCCTGAATACTTGGATAGCAATGGTAAGACATTCTGGAAATTAAGAAGCTGTAATGATGAATATGCCTTTATGTTACAAG ATTTGAAGATCCATGATGAAGATGGTGTTGAAGTTGATGAAAAATGGTTTGTTTATGGAGCTGAACAGAAGGACGAGGTTAATAAGTACATTTCCTCTAGGAGACATTGGTTACCAAAGCTGACTTCAACCTTCTAG